The following is a genomic window from Geobacillus subterraneus.
TCTTGAATCATGAATGAGGTTGCATGATGGCGCAAGAAACCGATCCGATTGGCCAAGCGCATATTATGGCGATGAACCGAAGAAACAGCGCCGCCTCCAATTCTCCATCCTTCTTCCCTATCTATACTTCCTTGACTTCTTCTAGATGGGAAACATCGCCTTCCACAACCAGGTGAAACACGTCCGCATTCACCTCCACAATCGTCACGCTCGTGCCGTACATATACGGCGGCGCCCACAGCTGGTCAAGCGGCGCGCCCTTGAACGCCGCCACAAGCGTTTTCAGCACGACGCCGTGGGTGACGATTAACACCGTTTCTCCCTCGTGCCGCTCGATGATGCGCCGCACCGCTTCAAGCGCCCGCTGTTGCACGTCGCAAAACCGCTCGCCACGCTGTGGAGCGTACAGATGGGGGGCGTTCCAAAAATGGTCGAACGCGATCGGATCCATTTCCCGGATCTCGTCATGCGTCTTGCCTTCCCAATCGCCAAGACGAATCTCGCGCAGCCGCTCGTCTTGATAGATCGGAATGAGCCGCCCGCCGCGGACGAGCTCGGCCGTTTCCAGCGCCCGGCCGCTTGTGCTTGTGTAAATCGCGGCCAATTCCACCGCTTCAAGCCGCTTTCCAAGCCGCATGGCGTCTTGCCGCCCTTTTTCCGTGAGCGGCGAGTCTTGCCATCCTTGCATCCGCTTTTCGACGTTCCACTTCGTTTCCCCATGTCTGGTCAAATACAAGGTTGTCCCCATGTGTTCCTTTGCTTCTCCTCTCTATTCATCTATCGATCATTCAACCGCCCGCTCAGGCAAGCTAGCCAAAAAAGCGCTCGCCACATCGTTGCAGAGAAGCGATCGTATCGTGAAGCGGCGGGAGCGCTGTGCTGCTGATGAGCTGCGCCTCGATCGCATACGCGCGCCGCTGCAGGCGCAGCACCATAGCGGCCGTTTTCTCATCTGCGATCTGAAGTTCCGCAATCATGTTCCTCTCCCTTTCGATGGCGAAAAAGCGGCCGAGCCCGGCCGCTTGTCGTTAGTCAACTACCCCCACTTCGCTAACACTTGAAGTGGGGGCTTGCAACTCCCCAGAAGTACGAGCGGACTTCGTCCTCCTTCCTTGACTTGGGGTTGCATCAGGGGCAGGTTGACAGCTGCCCAACGACGCAGGTCATGCCTGTGTCGTTCCTTCAACGATGTACTCTATTCCTTTTCGTTGAAGGTTCATAGCACCAATGCGGTCATCGTTTGAGGTATATCCGCATGTTCGACAACAAAAGGTGTGTGTACGTTTCTTTCGATTGGCTTTTTCCGTATGACCACACTTTGGACATGTCAAAGAGGTGTAATGCGGAGCAACCACCATCACTTTTGACCCATGCAAACGTGCCGGCATGTGAATGGTGATCATCTCGTCGTCTTTGTTGATCGTATAACCGATATAATAGCGATTGCCTTCACCATGCTCTTCAAAAATGCCGACTTGGTCGAGGCCATACGCTTCCATCATCGGCTCAAGCGTGTCGATAAACTCGTCGATCACGACGCTTCTTGGCACAAATTCCATCTTCTTTTCCTCCTCTTTGCCCATGCTCAATGTTAGTGTGCGGCAAAACGAGGAAAAGAATGAACGGAAATGATCGGCTACGCCGGCGGTTCGCCGCAAGCGTTGCGGTTGTGTTCTTCTAGCCATTGTTGCAGCTTTTCCGCTTCAAGCGAACGGCTGAAATAAAATCCTTGCGCGTAGTCGCAATCCATTTGCGACAGAAGCGCCACTTGCGACTCCGTCTCGACTCCCTCCGCCAACACTTCAATATCCAAACTTTTGGCTAAATGAATGATCGTATCGACAATCGTCGCATCTTTCGAATTTTCCGCAATGCCTTGAATAAAACTGCGATCAATTTTCAACAGCGACACCGGCAAATTGCGGATATACGCGAGCGAAGAGAAACCGGTGCCAAAGTCATCGATCGCCGCCTGTACACCAAGTCGCTGCAGTTCGGTTAAAATGTGTCTTCCTGTCTCAATGTTTTCCATCAGCCCGCTTTCTGTCACTTCTAAAATGAGCCGATCAGGCGCTAGCCCCGTCTCGCGCAAAATGCGCTTCACATGCTCGACAAGTTCGGGGCGGTTGAGCAAAAACGGCGATAAATTGACCGCTAACTTCAGTCCGGGAAATTTTCTTTCCCATTCTTTCACTTGGCGGCACGCCCGTTCCAACACCCATAGCGTAATTTCAAAAATAAAGCCGCTCTCTTCAGCCAGCGGGATGAAATCAAGCGGCGGAATGTCGCCAAGCGCCGGGTGGCGCCAGCGCAACAGCGCCTCAACGCCCATTGCCCGGCCTTTGGCAAGCCTCACTTTCGGCTGATAGCATAAATAAAACTGCCCGCGCATAATAGCAAACGGCAAATCTTGCTCAATCACCGCATGCCGATGTTCCGTCGGCCGATAAAAGGCATAGCCGTTCCGTCCCCGCTCCTTCACCTCATACAGCGCCTGATCGGCGTATTTCATCACTTGCTCGATCCGGTCGCTGTCTTTCGTGAAAAAAGCGATGCCGATCGATAAGGTCGATTGGATGAGCTGTTTGTCGTAATAAAACGGCTCATGAAACGAGCTGACAAGCCGCTCGGCCAAGGCGGTCATCTCCGTTTTCGTGATGTTTGGCAACAAGAGAACAAACTCATCGCCGCCGACGCGCGCGAAAAAATCACCATGACGCAGCGCCTGCCTAACGCGTTTCACCGCCTCGCGCAAAAAATAATCGCCGGCTTGATGAGAAAAATGGTCATTGATCCATTTAAATTTGTCAAAATCTAAATAGCATAGGGCAAACGGCGTACCGCTCGCGATCAACTCATCGATATGCCGCTCGAAATAGCTGCGGTTGGCGATGCCGGTGAGTGAGTCAAAGTAGGCAAGCTGACGCAGCTTTTCCTCATACTGCTTCCGCTCGCTAATATTTTTTACCGTGACAATGACGCAGTCAAGCACGCCTGCTTCATCGACGATCGCTTTTCCTTGCGCCTCCATCCAAACCCATTCGCCATGCCCGTCTCGCTTGCGGAACTCTGCCGTTTGCGCCTCGTATGTATCATACAGCTCATCCAGTTTTTGGGTTACGACCGGCACGTCATCGGGGTGGACAAACGCCAACACCTCATCGTATGAGACCGGAGGGCGCTTGTTTGTTTTTCGCTTCCATGACGGCGGGATATACGATAATTCCCGATGGCGGGAAAAAATCAAGACATAGTCGCTCGAATGTTCGACGATCAGCTGCAGGCGCCGCTCCGCTTCGGCAAGCCGCGCTTGCAACCCATCCACTGAGGCTTGGCGGCGCAGAACGCATAGCATGGCCGCCGGTTGGCTGCGCTCGTCGATGATTGGCGACATGACGGCGACAAAAGCGCCGCCGGGCAATTCAACCTGAAAAGCGACCTTCTGTTCTTTCATCCGCTCGGCCAACGCTCGTCCCTCAGCGGCGAGCGCCTTTTTCTCGTCCCGGCTCAGGGCCAGACGGCCAAAGGCTGGATTTTGATAAATGATGACGCCTTGCCAATTCAAGATAACGACTGCTTCTGTGAAGTGATGGAAAAAGGCCGTATACTTGTCCATGCGATGGTTACCTCGCCATTAATCGAAATATACCGTGACCCTCACTTCCATTTTTACGAAAACACGAGCAAAAATCAACAAATTTTGCAAAAGTTTTGCCAAAAACATGAAACTGCCCGCTAGCGGCCGGCAGTCACCCCGTTTGCCGCTGGCGGGCTTTGAGCGGACACGTTTGGCAGCACGTTCCCCCTTTTGTTTGGACGTAAAGGCAGCACGTCGTCCGTTGCATGCCGCTCGCTCCTTTAAAGAAGCGGCGGAGCGGATTGTCCTTTTGGCCAAACAGGCGGCCATCAGCTTCATGAACGAGAAAGCGGAAATCGTCCCGCAGCCGATCGGCGACCGGGGCAAGCGACTCATCCTCTAACCAACGTTCATATACCCAATACACATAAATGGCGACATTTTCCCATAAGATGAGGGGCGAGATGCGCGTCAGACGCCGCAACCGGGCGATGAGCGGAGCGAACAAACCGGCGAACACGTCGCGAACGGCCTGCTCGCGCCAACCGCTGCGCTCAATGCCGCACATCTCCGCTTCCGGCGGCGCAAGGCGAAAGCGCGGCATCCAGGTCTCTCCTTCACCGTCCGTATCAAGCCAAATGCGCCCAGGCTCGAGCACAAGCCGCTTGTTCCATGCCGACATGGCGTATAAAGCCATCGGCGCTAAAAAGCTTAGACGCTTGACAAGCATCGACGCCGCAACGGCGTCATTCGCCGCCCCCATCTCATCACGCACGTGCGCGACATACTTAGCGAGCTGTTCGTCATCATGAACCAGCCAGGCAAACAACATCGATGACGAGACATCAGCAGCTTCGCTTGAAAAACGGTACGTTTCCAACGCTTTGACTTCTTCTTCGCTTAACCTCATCACGATACGCCTTCTTTCTGTAGGATGCGCCGCCCTTTTCCGTACGGGATGCAAAGCGGGGTGCCAAAGAGCGGATCGTACGTAATTTGGCAGTCCATCTGAAACACATCTTTTACGAGCTGGCGGGAAATGACGTCTTCCGGTCTCCCTTCGGCGTACACTGCCTTGTCGCGAATGGCGACGAGATGATGCGCATAGCGGCAGGCCAAGTTTAAGTCGTGGAGCACCATGACGATCGTCCGCCGTTCTTTTTCATTCAGCTCAAACAATAAATCTAAAATGTCAATTTGATGTGCCAAATCAAGATACGTCGTCGGCTCGTCAAGCAAGATGATGTCCGTTTCTTGCGCCAGCGTCATGGCGATCCATGCGCGCTGGCGCTGTCCGCCGGAAAGCGAATCAACCGGCCGCTCGGCGAGCTCTGTCAGCCCGGTCGCCGCCAAAGCGCGCGCAACGGCACGCTCATCTTCTTCGCTCCATTGCTTAAGCCACGTTTGGTATGGGTAACGCCCTTGCTTGACGAGCTGCAGCACGGTCAGCCCTTCCGGAGCGACAGGCGACTGCGGTAAAATGGCCAACCGGCGGGCGATTTCCTTGGTCGGCTGTTTGGCAATCTCTTTTCCATCAAGCAAGACGGCGCCGCCTGCCGGCTTTAGCAGACGGGCCAAGGCGCGCAGCAACGTCGACTTGCCGCAACCGTTCGCGCCGATCAACACCGTCACTTTCCCTTTTGGAATCGTTAAATGCAGCCGATCAATAATCAGCGTTCCCCCATATGATAAAGTCAATTCTTTCGTCTGAAGCGCGTGCATGCTTGCCCCCTCCTTCATTTATGCCTTCCGGCTTTGATACAATAAATAAATAAAATATGGCGCGCCAAGGGCGGCGGTAAATACGCCCGCTGGAATTTCTGTCGGCGCTAACAGCATTCGCCCGGCGAGATCCGCTCCCATGACTAACACGCCGCCTAACAGCGCAGCCGTCGGAAGCAGCGCACCAAACGCCGAACCAACAAGCCGGCGCGCCATATGCGGCGCCATCAACCCAACAAATCCGATGCCGCCGGCAAAGGCGACCGCTCCCCCAGTGAGCGCTGTGCTCAGCAGCACAAGCCCTAGCCGTTGCCGTTCGACTGCACTGCCAAGCCCAATCGCCAGCTCGCCTCCTAACTCCTGCACGTTGACGTGTCGGGCTGCGAGCATGGCCATAAGGAGCAGCCCGATGATCGATGGCGCCATGAACGAGACGTGTTGCCAAGATGCGCCATATACGCTGCCGGTGATCCAAACGTTCGCCTGGCTCGCCCGGTAAATCGGCCCGACGATCATCAATAACGTTGTCAACGCCTGCATCAGCGCGGAAATGCCGATGCCGATCAGCACGAGCCGAAGCGGGGCGAGGCCGTTTTTCCACGCCAGCATATACACGAACCAGGCGGCGGCCGTAGCCCCCAAAAAGGCCGCGAGCGGCAGCCAGTGGATGCTGACGGTGAGGGAGTTGTTTTCATCACTAAACAGCGCCAAAAAAGCGACGACCGCGGCCGCCGCTCCGCCGGTAATGCCGAGCACATCCGGCGAAGCGAGCGGATTGCGCACCATCCCTTGCAAAATCGCGCCCGCTGCGGCAAGCGCCATTCCAGCTAGCCAGGCAACCAACACGCGCGGCAGTCGAAACGTCAAAATGACCGTCTGATGAATTTCCTCTCCATAGCCAAGCAGCGCAGCGGCCGCTTCCAACGGCGAAATGCGCATCTCCCCGCTGCCGATGCTGATAAGAAAAAGCAGAACCGCCGCCGCCCCGAACGCGGCGATCACGACAGCCGCTTTTTTGTCATAGAAAAACGATACATAGCTTCCCATCCGGACAGTGACGTATTTTTTCATTTTGCAGTGATCCCCCTGCGGGCAATGTAGACGAAAAACGGAACGCCGATCAATGCGGTGACAATGCCGACTGGCACTTCGCGCGGCATGAGCACATAACGCGCCCCAATATCAGCAGCCAAAAGCAAAATTCCGCCAAGCAAGGCGCAGTACGGAAGCAGCCAGCGGTGGTCTATGCCGGCCAGCGCCCGCGCCATATGCGGCACCATAATGCCGATAAAGCCGATCGGACCGGCAACAGCGACCGAGCCGCCGGCGAGCAGCACGACTAACAGGGCGGCGGCGGCCTTGATCACATTCGTCCGCTGCCCAAGTCCTTTTGCTACATCGTCTCCCATCATCAAAATGTTGACATGGCGCGCCAACAGCATGGCTCCGAGCCAGGCGGCGGCCAAATACGGAAAAACGGCGGCCAATAGCTCCAGCTTCCTGCCGGCGACTGACCCGGCCAGCCAAAAGAGCACTTCTTCGAGCGCCTTTTCGTTCATTGCCAACATCCCTTGCGTCAACGAGGCAAATAAGGCAGCGACTGCTGTGCCGGCAAGCGTCATCTTCAGCGGTGTCAGCCCGTCTTTCCCTGCGGCGCTGATCACAAACACGATCGCCGCCGCGGCCGCCGCCCCAATAAACGCGACCCATGACAACATTTGCAATGAAGAGATGGAAAAAAACGTAACCATCACGACAATGAAAAAGCCAGCCCCGGCATTAATACCAAAAATGCCCGGCGAAGCGAGCGGGTTTCGCGTCAGCGCTTGCATGAGCGCCCCGGCCATCGCTAGGCTCGCGCCGACCGCCGCGGCAATGAGCGCCCGCGGCAACCGGACCGTCGCCACAACTAAATGGGCGTTCGAACCGTTGTTGTCGATCAAGGCGGCTATCGCCTGCCGCCAGTTCGTATCAGTATACCCGTACACAACGCTCATCCACATGGCGGTAAGAAGCAAGATGAACAGCCCAATGAGGCCAAACGCTTTTTGACGGTTCGTTGCTAACATTCTCCTGAGATCTCCCTTGCTTCATTAATTATATATCTACCGTTAAGTCTATTTGATAATGACTCTCATCGTCAATATTTTTTACCGTCTTTTTATGATATTCTCATGATTTTTTCATTTTTTTATTGACAATGATTATCACTGTTATTTATTATATTAGCGTAAATGAAACTCATTATCAACACCAAAGGGGGATTTCACTGTGAAACGGA
Proteins encoded in this region:
- a CDS encoding FecCD family ABC transporter permease, with amino-acid sequence MLATNRQKAFGLIGLFILLLTAMWMSVVYGYTDTNWRQAIAALIDNNGSNAHLVVATVRLPRALIAAAVGASLAMAGALMQALTRNPLASPGIFGINAGAGFFIVVMVTFFSISSLQMLSWVAFIGAAAAAAIVFVISAAGKDGLTPLKMTLAGTAVAALFASLTQGMLAMNEKALEEVLFWLAGSVAGRKLELLAAVFPYLAAAWLGAMLLARHVNILMMGDDVAKGLGQRTNVIKAAAALLVVLLAGGSVAVAGPIGFIGIMVPHMARALAGIDHRWLLPYCALLGGILLLAADIGARYVLMPREVPVGIVTALIGVPFFVYIARRGITAK
- a CDS encoding FecCD family ABC transporter permease; this translates as MKKYVTVRMGSYVSFFYDKKAAVVIAAFGAAAVLLFLISIGSGEMRISPLEAAAALLGYGEEIHQTVILTFRLPRVLVAWLAGMALAAAGAILQGMVRNPLASPDVLGITGGAAAAVVAFLALFSDENNSLTVSIHWLPLAAFLGATAAAWFVYMLAWKNGLAPLRLVLIGIGISALMQALTTLLMIVGPIYRASQANVWITGSVYGASWQHVSFMAPSIIGLLLMAMLAARHVNVQELGGELAIGLGSAVERQRLGLVLLSTALTGGAVAFAGGIGFVGLMAPHMARRLVGSAFGALLPTAALLGGVLVMGADLAGRMLLAPTEIPAGVFTAALGAPYFIYLLYQSRKA
- a CDS encoding histidine phosphatase family protein, which translates into the protein MGTTLYLTRHGETKWNVEKRMQGWQDSPLTEKGRQDAMRLGKRLEAVELAAIYTSTSGRALETAELVRGGRLIPIYQDERLREIRLGDWEGKTHDEIREMDPIAFDHFWNAPHLYAPQRGERFCDVQQRALEAVRRIIERHEGETVLIVTHGVVLKTLVAAFKGAPLDQLWAPPYMYGTSVTIVEVNADVFHLVVEGDVSHLEEVKEV
- a CDS encoding putative bifunctional diguanylate cyclase/phosphodiesterase, which produces MDKYTAFFHHFTEAVVILNWQGVIIYQNPAFGRLALSRDEKKALAAEGRALAERMKEQKVAFQVELPGGAFVAVMSPIIDERSQPAAMLCVLRRQASVDGLQARLAEAERRLQLIVEHSSDYVLIFSRHRELSYIPPSWKRKTNKRPPVSYDEVLAFVHPDDVPVVTQKLDELYDTYEAQTAEFRKRDGHGEWVWMEAQGKAIVDEAGVLDCVIVTVKNISERKQYEEKLRQLAYFDSLTGIANRSYFERHIDELIASGTPFALCYLDFDKFKWINDHFSHQAGDYFLREAVKRVRQALRHGDFFARVGGDEFVLLLPNITKTEMTALAERLVSSFHEPFYYDKQLIQSTLSIGIAFFTKDSDRIEQVMKYADQALYEVKERGRNGYAFYRPTEHRHAVIEQDLPFAIMRGQFYLCYQPKVRLAKGRAMGVEALLRWRHPALGDIPPLDFIPLAEESGFIFEITLWVLERACRQVKEWERKFPGLKLAVNLSPFLLNRPELVEHVKRILRETGLAPDRLILEVTESGLMENIETGRHILTELQRLGVQAAIDDFGTGFSSLAYIRNLPVSLLKIDRSFIQGIAENSKDATIVDTIIHLAKSLDIEVLAEGVETESQVALLSQMDCDYAQGFYFSRSLEAEKLQQWLEEHNRNACGEPPA
- a CDS encoding ABC transporter ATP-binding protein — translated: MHALQTKELTLSYGGTLIIDRLHLTIPKGKVTVLIGANGCGKSTLLRALARLLKPAGGAVLLDGKEIAKQPTKEIARRLAILPQSPVAPEGLTVLQLVKQGRYPYQTWLKQWSEEDERAVARALAATGLTELAERPVDSLSGGQRQRAWIAMTLAQETDIILLDEPTTYLDLAHQIDILDLLFELNEKERRTIVMVLHDLNLACRYAHHLVAIRDKAVYAEGRPEDVISRQLVKDVFQMDCQITYDPLFGTPLCIPYGKGRRILQKEGVS
- a CDS encoding IucA/IucC family C-terminal-domain containing protein, with translation MRLSEEEVKALETYRFSSEAADVSSSMLFAWLVHDDEQLAKYVAHVRDEMGAANDAVAASMLVKRLSFLAPMALYAMSAWNKRLVLEPGRIWLDTDGEGETWMPRFRLAPPEAEMCGIERSGWREQAVRDVFAGLFAPLIARLRRLTRISPLILWENVAIYVYWVYERWLEDESLAPVADRLRDDFRFLVHEADGRLFGQKDNPLRRFFKGASGMQRTTCCLYVQTKGGTCCQTCPLKARQRQTG